One genomic segment of Bdellovibrio bacteriovorus includes these proteins:
- the lpxC gene encoding UDP-3-O-acyl-N-acetylglucosamine deacetylase: protein MFLQKTIRKKTVVNGIGIHSGDSCTLTFRPAPPDTGVYFIRTDLPGNPSLKVTARNVQATSHQTTIGGAAFSVATIEHCLSALSALRIDNLFIELDGPEIPIGDGSARDFLQALLAVGIVEQDQPRKYCYITEPIYFSEGEKHAYVVPYHGLRLTVTIDFPHPKIGKQTIDIDINEQSFGRDVANARTFGFMKDVEALKSRGLAKGGSLDNCIVLDHAEIINPEGLRWEDEFVRHKALDALGDLVTLEMPLMGHVVLYKAGHDIMNKLVKKVWDSPTSYRHVELGADISEEVQRYSGWTVPL from the coding sequence ATGTTCTTACAAAAAACGATTCGTAAAAAAACGGTGGTAAATGGTATCGGGATTCACTCAGGTGATTCCTGCACTTTGACTTTCAGACCGGCACCTCCGGATACGGGCGTTTACTTTATTCGCACAGATCTTCCAGGAAATCCTTCTTTGAAAGTCACCGCACGCAATGTGCAAGCGACTTCTCACCAGACGACTATTGGTGGCGCCGCTTTTTCTGTAGCGACTATTGAGCACTGCTTATCTGCCTTGTCGGCTTTGCGCATAGATAATTTATTTATCGAATTAGACGGACCAGAAATTCCAATCGGGGATGGCAGTGCCCGTGATTTTCTGCAAGCCTTGCTTGCTGTCGGGATTGTTGAACAAGATCAGCCACGCAAATATTGCTATATCACAGAACCGATTTATTTTAGTGAAGGTGAAAAGCACGCTTACGTCGTTCCTTATCATGGACTTCGTTTGACCGTGACGATTGACTTTCCTCATCCCAAAATCGGGAAGCAGACAATTGACATCGACATCAACGAACAATCCTTTGGACGTGATGTGGCGAATGCTCGCACCTTTGGTTTTATGAAAGATGTCGAGGCTTTGAAGTCCCGCGGTTTGGCGAAGGGCGGAAGCTTAGATAACTGTATCGTCTTAGATCACGCTGAAATCATCAACCCTGAAGGCCTGCGCTGGGAAGACGAATTCGTTCGTCACAAGGCTTTGGATGCTTTAGGGGACCTTGTGACTTTGGAAATGCCGTTGATGGGGCATGTGGTTCTTTATAAAGCGGGTCACGACATTATGAATAAACTCGTGAAAAAAGTATGGGACTCGCCCACAAGCTATCGCCACGTAGAGCTGGGCGCGGATATTTCCGAAGAAGTGCAGCGTTATTCGGGATGGACCGTTCCTCTTTAA
- a CDS encoding asparaginase — protein sequence MALRQPLVVEVLRGPVVESLHQVMIVVTNEIGSVTNYWGNPQFLTMPRSAIKMLQALPLIESGAADKYELEDKHIALACSSHRGEKDHLAALSQWMEKVQIKEGAYVCAPHMPYDEASASDFTRRGQKPSVLCNNCAGKHSAIITTCLHLGEDPTGYEKYEHNAQKRLRKVLTETMKIDHSKVPHGVDGCGIPTYAVPLQSMATGMSALINPKETPARKAAAERLLRAVKNFPFYLSGSDNFATAVIEKSQGRAIVKGGAEGVFCGVLPEKRLAFAVKACDGASRAAQAATASLLLQLGGLNEAEFKSLAKHTLPSVTNWNGDVVGQIRIAKGR from the coding sequence ATGGCATTGAGACAACCATTAGTGGTTGAGGTGTTAAGAGGTCCCGTCGTGGAAAGCTTGCACCAGGTGATGATCGTTGTAACAAACGAGATTGGAAGCGTGACAAACTATTGGGGAAATCCGCAGTTTCTGACGATGCCCCGTAGTGCGATCAAAATGCTTCAGGCTTTACCTCTCATTGAGTCAGGGGCTGCTGATAAGTACGAACTTGAAGACAAGCACATTGCGCTAGCCTGCTCCTCTCATCGTGGCGAAAAAGACCATCTTGCGGCTTTAAGTCAGTGGATGGAAAAGGTGCAAATCAAAGAAGGTGCTTACGTCTGTGCTCCGCACATGCCTTATGATGAAGCCTCTGCAAGTGATTTCACTCGTCGTGGGCAGAAGCCTTCAGTGCTTTGTAATAACTGTGCCGGAAAACACTCGGCAATCATCACAACATGTCTGCATCTTGGCGAAGATCCCACGGGTTATGAAAAGTACGAACACAATGCGCAGAAACGTTTGCGCAAAGTTCTGACTGAGACAATGAAGATTGATCACTCTAAAGTTCCGCACGGTGTAGATGGTTGCGGTATTCCCACGTATGCTGTTCCCTTGCAGTCGATGGCGACAGGCATGTCGGCCTTGATCAATCCGAAAGAAACACCGGCCCGCAAAGCCGCGGCAGAACGCCTTTTGCGTGCAGTTAAGAATTTTCCGTTCTATCTTTCCGGCAGTGACAATTTCGCCACAGCTGTGATTGAAAAGTCACAAGGTCGTGCGATTGTGAAGGGCGGGGCAGAAGGTGTTTTCTGTGGGGTTCTTCCTGAAAAACGCCTCGCTTTTGCAGTGAAAGCCTGTGATGGCGCTTCTCGTGCGGCTCAGGCGGCGACAGCGTCTTTACTATTGCAGCTTGGGGGTCTTAACGAAGCCGAGTTCAAATCCCTAGCAAAACACACTCTACCTTCGGTCACTAACTGGAACGGTGATGTTGTTGGCCAAATCCGCATTGCGAAGGGTCGCTAG
- the ruvB gene encoding Holliday junction branch migration DNA helicase RuvB, which produces MSRILEGDPVEGEKSWENELRPQHFEDFPGQEDVKEKLKVFVAAAKHRGESLDHVLLCGPPGLGKTTLSKIIANDMGAEIKMTSAPAIDKKGDLAAVLTSLKPHSVLFIDEIHRLSRHVEEYLYTAMEDYYIDIVTGDGLGARSMKFQLAPFTLVGATTRAGLLNPPFRDRFGIVERLQFYDKNALQKILIRSAEILKVKIDEEGAEEIARRSRGTPRVANRLLKRVRDYAQVKGNGNISKDIAVYALNQLGVDQFGLDLMDRRILSLIQEKYNGGPVGIDTMAAALSEERDTLEEVYEPFLIQEGFIQKTPRGRVITEFAKNSVLSEK; this is translated from the coding sequence ATGAGTCGCATCCTAGAAGGGGATCCGGTAGAAGGTGAAAAGAGTTGGGAAAACGAACTTCGCCCCCAGCACTTTGAAGATTTTCCGGGCCAAGAAGACGTCAAAGAAAAATTAAAAGTTTTCGTCGCGGCGGCAAAACATCGTGGTGAATCTTTGGATCACGTTTTGTTGTGCGGCCCTCCGGGGTTAGGTAAAACCACGCTTTCAAAAATTATCGCGAACGACATGGGTGCTGAGATCAAAATGACATCGGCTCCGGCGATCGATAAAAAAGGCGATTTGGCGGCGGTTCTGACTTCATTAAAGCCGCACTCTGTTTTGTTCATTGATGAAATTCATCGTTTAAGTCGTCACGTCGAAGAGTATCTTTACACCGCAATGGAAGACTACTACATCGACATCGTCACAGGCGACGGCTTGGGTGCACGTTCAATGAAGTTTCAGTTGGCGCCATTTACTTTGGTGGGGGCGACGACACGAGCGGGGCTTTTAAATCCGCCATTCCGAGACCGTTTCGGAATTGTCGAGCGTCTGCAGTTTTATGATAAAAACGCGCTTCAAAAAATCCTGATCCGATCGGCTGAAATTCTCAAAGTGAAAATCGATGAAGAAGGCGCTGAAGAAATCGCGCGCCGTTCGCGCGGGACACCTCGTGTGGCGAATCGTCTTTTAAAACGTGTTCGCGACTATGCCCAGGTCAAAGGTAATGGAAATATCTCGAAAGACATTGCTGTCTACGCCCTGAACCAGCTTGGAGTGGATCAATTTGGACTGGACCTTATGGACCGTCGTATTTTGAGTCTGATCCAAGAAAAATATAACGGGGGGCCCGTAGGAATTGATACAATGGCTGCTGCGCTCAGTGAAGAGCGAGACACTCTAGAAGAGGTCTATGAGCCTTTCTTGATCCAAGAAGGATTCATTCAAAAAACACCTCGTGGTCGCGTGATCACAGAGTTTGCAAAAAATTCGGTACTATCGGAGAAGTAG
- the ruvA gene encoding Holliday junction branch migration protein RuvA encodes MIGYLRGKIIEVLNDSALIDVQGVGYEVHASSNTLGDLQTLMGKDIIIWVHTHVREDALQLFGFHSKDEKNLFLSLLKVNGVGPKMALSILSGGRPAQIQEMIEAGNAKALSGLPKVGKKTAEQIILTLKGKLVSIEETIKGKSESHTQITSALLNLGYKSQLVDQFVSSLPTDISLEDGVRKGLQTLSGSLS; translated from the coding sequence ATGATCGGTTATTTACGTGGAAAAATTATTGAAGTCTTAAATGACTCCGCTTTGATTGATGTGCAAGGGGTGGGCTATGAAGTTCATGCCTCATCAAATACTTTAGGCGATTTGCAAACTCTGATGGGTAAAGACATCATCATTTGGGTGCATACGCACGTGCGCGAAGATGCTTTGCAACTTTTTGGGTTTCATTCCAAAGACGAAAAAAATCTTTTCTTGTCACTTTTGAAAGTCAATGGCGTCGGTCCTAAGATGGCTTTAAGTATTTTATCTGGGGGGCGTCCCGCCCAAATTCAAGAGATGATCGAAGCGGGGAATGCCAAAGCTCTTTCGGGTCTTCCGAAAGTGGGTAAAAAAACCGCAGAACAAATTATCCTGACGTTAAAAGGCAAACTTGTATCGATCGAAGAAACCATCAAAGGTAAATCAGAAAGCCATACGCAAATCACGTCGGCTCTTTTAAACCTGGGTTACAAATCTCAGTTGGTGGATCAGTTCGTTTCGTCACTTCCGACAGATATTTCTTTGGAAGACGGCGTTCGTAAAGGTCTTCAGACATTATCTGGGAGCTTATCATGA
- the ruvC gene encoding crossover junction endodeoxyribonuclease RuvC, producing MSVTILGVDPGSRITGFGVIRVENGRIEHINHGVILLDADQAFPYRMKELGSAFREVMTKYQPDQVVIEKIFLGKNADSAFKLGHARGVVMYEAGLGGSDVFEYATRVVKKGVTGTGGASKEDVQAILKAILNIKVINRIDASDALAMACHHAFEIKKKSILQRAVSL from the coding sequence ATGTCAGTGACAATCCTCGGAGTGGATCCGGGATCTCGCATTACAGGATTCGGAGTTATCCGAGTGGAAAACGGTCGGATTGAGCATATCAATCACGGCGTGATTTTATTGGACGCCGATCAGGCTTTTCCCTATCGCATGAAAGAATTGGGTTCGGCCTTTCGCGAAGTCATGACGAAGTATCAACCAGATCAAGTCGTGATTGAAAAAATCTTCCTGGGAAAAAACGCCGATAGCGCGTTCAAGTTAGGTCATGCCCGTGGCGTTGTCATGTATGAAGCCGGTTTGGGTGGATCTGATGTGTTTGAGTATGCCACACGCGTGGTAAAAAAAGGTGTCACCGGAACCGGGGGCGCCAGCAAAGAAGACGTGCAGGCGATTCTCAAAGCCATTTTAAACATCAAAGTGATCAATCGTATTGACGCGTCCGATGCTTTGGCTATGGCCTGCCACCATGCTTTTGAAATTAAAAAGAAATCCATCCTGCAAAGAGCGGTGAGTTTATGA
- a CDS encoding tetratricopeptide repeat protein: protein MKIDASTIEKYQQILEKDPNSQVFAPLAEAYREMGLLPEAKKTVTAGVQRHPQFVGGLVTYTKVMRDLGELNKALDAAKRATSLSPENILAHQLLAEVQLASKNPKEALKAFKMVLFLNPNSKSAQKAVQKLESLTADEYDEEVFAMTKLPEVRLNEAPPPVAKKEEALIAKPLTPASPSKAMERMLSLIDAFIVRNDLEKAHALLKDTRVEFGDHPEIQRRMKTLQVRYNDSDEATPLRPLMPREQLVRERKLEVLQMMLRKIEEYRLQT, encoded by the coding sequence ATGAAAATAGATGCAAGCACCATTGAAAAGTACCAGCAGATTCTTGAGAAAGATCCGAATTCTCAGGTTTTCGCTCCGCTGGCGGAAGCTTATCGCGAAATGGGTCTTCTTCCTGAAGCCAAAAAAACTGTGACTGCCGGCGTTCAACGCCACCCGCAATTTGTCGGCGGCCTTGTCACGTACACCAAAGTCATGCGCGATCTTGGAGAGCTGAACAAGGCCCTGGATGCGGCAAAGCGCGCGACGTCACTTTCTCCTGAAAATATTTTGGCGCATCAGCTTTTGGCTGAAGTTCAACTAGCCAGCAAAAATCCGAAGGAAGCTCTTAAAGCTTTCAAGATGGTTTTATTCTTAAATCCAAATTCGAAGTCAGCACAAAAAGCCGTGCAAAAATTAGAATCTTTGACTGCGGACGAATACGACGAAGAAGTTTTTGCGATGACAAAGCTTCCGGAAGTTCGCTTGAATGAAGCTCCTCCGCCTGTCGCAAAAAAGGAAGAGGCTTTGATTGCAAAACCTCTGACGCCGGCATCACCAAGCAAAGCCATGGAACGCATGCTTTCTTTGATTGATGCCTTTATTGTGCGCAATGATCTGGAAAAAGCTCATGCTCTTTTAAAAGACACGCGCGTGGAGTTTGGTGATCATCCGGAAATTCAAAGACGAATGAAGACTCTTCAAGTTCGTTATAATGATTCTGACGAAGCAACTCCTTTAAGACCTTTGATGCCGCGAGAACAACTCGTGCGCGAGCGTAAGCTGGAAGTTCTTCAAATGATGCTTCGCAAAATTGAAGAGTATCGCCTGCAGACTTAG